A portion of the Edaphobacter lichenicola genome contains these proteins:
- a CDS encoding zinc-dependent alcohol dehydrogenase family protein has protein sequence METGGPEVLRIDDIDIPAPGPNEVRIRARALGLNRAESMWRSGKYIEEPILPARLGYEAAGIIEAIGEGETGFTIGEAVSVVPAFSQNQYGMYGELVLAPTFAVVKNPPSLSFEEAASIWMMFITAYGALVDQAGLLAGETVVIPAASSSVGIAAIQVANMVGATSIALTRTRAKRAPLLEAGARHVIATQEQDLVLEILKITNGKGARVVFDPVGGPSFTKLLAASSPGATLILYGALSEEPTALPILEMLAKHVTIHANTIWTTSGDPVRLAKAKSFVLKGLEESRLKPVIAKSFPFEDIIEAHRYLESNQQFGKLVVTL, from the coding sequence ATGGAAACAGGAGGACCCGAAGTCCTTAGGATCGACGACATTGACATCCCAGCACCGGGACCAAATGAAGTCAGGATCCGCGCGAGGGCTCTGGGACTCAATCGCGCCGAATCGATGTGGCGATCTGGGAAGTACATCGAAGAGCCGATACTCCCTGCAAGGCTCGGTTATGAGGCTGCTGGCATCATCGAAGCTATCGGAGAAGGCGAGACCGGCTTCACAATTGGCGAAGCGGTGAGTGTGGTTCCCGCGTTTTCTCAAAACCAGTACGGTATGTACGGAGAGTTGGTCTTGGCACCAACGTTCGCCGTAGTCAAAAACCCGCCGTCCCTGTCATTTGAGGAAGCCGCGTCGATATGGATGATGTTCATTACCGCCTACGGGGCATTGGTGGACCAAGCCGGCCTCTTGGCTGGAGAGACCGTGGTGATTCCGGCGGCTTCTAGCAGCGTGGGAATTGCAGCGATTCAGGTAGCCAACATGGTTGGGGCGACCTCGATTGCGTTAACCCGCACGAGAGCGAAGCGAGCGCCGCTTCTTGAGGCTGGCGCGCGGCACGTCATCGCCACACAGGAGCAAGACCTTGTCTTGGAGATCCTCAAAATTACGAACGGTAAAGGTGCGCGTGTTGTATTCGATCCTGTAGGGGGCCCGTCCTTCACGAAGCTTCTCGCCGCGTCCAGCCCGGGAGCGACCCTAATCTTATACGGTGCGTTGAGTGAGGAACCCACTGCTCTCCCCATTCTGGAAATGCTTGCGAAGCATGTCACCATACACGCGAACACAATTTGGACGACCTCCGGCGATCCGGTGCGACTCGCAAAGGCCAAATCCTTCGTTCTTAAAGGTTTAGAGGAGAGCCGCTTGAAGCCGGTCATCGCCAAATCCTTCCCCTTCGAAGACATCATCGAGGCTCACAGGTACCTTGAGTCGAACCAACAGTTTGGAAAGTTAGTCGTCACGCTCTAG